From Camelina sativa cultivar DH55 chromosome 7, Cs, whole genome shotgun sequence, one genomic window encodes:
- the LOC104700044 gene encoding ras-related protein RABA1h-like has product MGAYKAEDDYDYLFKVVLTGDSGVGKSNLLSRFTKNDFSHDSRSTIGVEFATRSIQVDDKIVKAQIWDTAGQERYRAITSAYYRGAVGALLVYDVTRHVTFENVERWLKELRDQTDANTVIMLVGNKADLCHLRAISTEEGKDFAERENTFFMETSALEAINVENAFTEVLTQIYRVVSKKALDAGDDPTTALPKGQMINVGSRDDVSAVKKSGCCST; this is encoded by the exons ATGGGAGCATATAAAGCTGAAGATGATTACGATTACCTCTTCAAGGTTGTCTTAACGGGAGATTCGGGTGTCGGAAAATCAAATCTGCTATCTCGATTCACCAAAAACGACTTTAGCCACGACTCACGCTCGACCATCGGTGTAGAGTTCGCTACACGTAGCATCCAAGTCGACGACAAGATTGTCAAAGCTCAAATATGGGACACTGCTGGCCAAGAAAG GTATCGAGCCATCACGAGCGCTTATTACCGAGGAGCCGTTGGTGCGTTACTAGTCTACGACGTGACAAGGCACGTGACATTCGAGAACGTTGAGAGATGGTTAAAGGAGCTAAGGGACCAAACGGACGCAAACACTGTGATTATGCTCGTAGGTAACAAAGCTGATTTGTGTCACCTTCGAGCCATCTCAACGGAAGAAGGGAAAGACTTTGCGGAGAGAGAGAACACTTTCTTCATGGAGACTTCGGCACTCGAAGCTATAAATGTCGAAAACGCTTTCACGGAGGTTCTCACTCAGATTTACAGAGTCGTTAGCAAGAAGGCTCTTGATGCTGGAGATGATCCAACCACTGCTTTGCCTAAAGGACAGATGATTAACGTTGGAAGCCGAGATGATGTTTCAGCCGTCAAGAAATCGGGTTGCTGCTCGACATAG
- the LOC104704221 gene encoding WUSCHEL-related homeobox 9-like: MMGTMLPPEAAFLFPVSTVGGFEGITVSSQLGFLSGDMIEQQKPAPTMGPCTGLLLSEIMNGSVSYGTHHQQHLSEKEDEEMRMKMLQQPQPQICYATTSQQITCYNNNNNIMLHVPPTTSTTTTITTSHSLATVPSTSDQLQVQAGARIRVFINEMELEVTPGPFNVRDAFGEEVVLINSAGQPIVTDEYGVALQPLQHGASYYLI; the protein is encoded by the exons ATGATGGGGACGATGTTACCACCAGAAGCGGCCTTTCTCTTTCCGGTTTCCACCGTCGGAGGGTTTGAAGGTATCACCGTCTCATCCCAATTAGGGTTTCTCTCCGGTGATATGATCGAGCAACAAAAACCGGCTCCAACTATGGGGCCATGTACCGGACTCCTGCTGAGTGAGATCATGAACGGTAGTGTAAGTTATGGaactcatcatcaacaacacttgagtgagaaagaagatgaagaaatgagGATGAAGATGTTGCAGCAGCCACAGCCTCAGATTTGTTACGCTACTACTAGTCAACAAATAACCtgttacaacaacaacaataacatcaTGCTTCATGTTCCTCCCACtacttctactactactactattactaCTTCGCACTCTCTCGCTACTGTCCCATCAACTTCGGATCAGCTTCAAGTTCAAG CGGGCGCGAGAATAAGGGTGTTCATAAATGAAATGGAGCTTGAAGTGACCCCAGGACCGTTCAATGTGAGAGATGCATTCGGGGAAGAAGTTGTGCTCATTAATTCTGCGGGTCAGCCCATTGTCACCGATGAATATGGCGTCGCTCTTCAACCTCTTCAACACGGAGCGTCATACTATCTG ATCTAG